In Chanodichthys erythropterus isolate Z2021 chromosome 11, ASM2448905v1, whole genome shotgun sequence, a single window of DNA contains:
- the ccdc166 gene encoding coiled-coil domain-containing protein 166 — MSSKKKSESKHQQDANVSAERAEQDESQREMLLHIEYDTLSENLSTLKRRVEQLRKENEFLQKEVDQTHIENVEYISYLSKKAEKRQNAIVTLSDQSHRELEELQRQRQIMQDKHQEKTNELQREILQTENQLAKLNIEIADLKEVKTLQQQHLCRIAQLERELTALQSHNSETLVALKADFIRKKKSQEQEAENTMQALTITANKEASHYIKSYSNEMFQQNKSLREELNKLYLRYQALSRQQGALQSHQRQLLLEQEYVQMLRAQRISSCSESTTSACANNKEHPQSNHQ, encoded by the exons ATGTCATCAAAGAAGAAAAGCGAGTCAAAGCACCAGCAGGACGCAAATGTCTCCGCTGAAAGGGCAGAACAGGATGAATCACAAAGAGAGATGCTGTTACACATTGA ATATGACACTCTTAGTGAGAACCTAAGCACACTGAAGAGGAGAGTTGAACAACT ACGAAAAGAAAATGAGTTTCTTCAGAAAGAGGTAGATCAGACCCATATAGAAAAT GTAGAGTACATCTCATATCTGTCTAAGAAGGCAGAGAAGAGACAGAATGCTATAGTCACTCTGAGTGATCAGAGCCATCGGGAACTTGAGGAGCtgcagagacagagacagatcaTGCAGGATAAACATCAAGAGAAGACCAATG aGTTGCAGAGAGAGATCCTGCAGACGGAAAATCAGCTGGCCAAGCTAAATATTGAAATTGCAGACCTAAAAGAGGTTAAG ACTCTACAACAGCAGCATTTGTGTCGTATCGCTCAACTGGAGAGAGAGCTGACTGCTTTGCAGAGTCATAATTCAGAGACTCTGGTTGCTCTCAAGGCTGATTTCATTAGAAAGAAGAAGAGCCAGGAGCAAGAGGCAGAAAACACAATGCAAGCTTTGACGATCACAGCCAACAAG GAGGCATCTCACTACATTAAGTCCTATTCAAATGAGATGTTTCAGCAGAATAAAAGCCTGCGTGAGGAGTTAAATAAACTTTACCTGAGATATCAGGCTCTGTCCAGACAACAGGGTGCTCTACAGAGTCATCAACGACAACTGCTGCTGGAGCAAGAATATGTGCAGATGCTTCGCGCCCAGCGTATTTCCTCATGCTCAGAATCCACAACAAGTGCGTGTGCGAACAACAAAGAACACCCCCAGAGCAACCACCAATAA